A single window of Nicotiana sylvestris chromosome 3, ASM39365v2, whole genome shotgun sequence DNA harbors:
- the LOC138887881 gene encoding uncharacterized protein, protein MHGLDPKVVVYHLVVKNGARLVKQAQRRFRPDLVPLIEIEVNKLIEVGFIREVKYPTWVSSIVPIRKKNGQIRVRVDFRDLNNTCPKYEFPLPIPELMIDATTGYEAMLLMDGTSGYNQIRMAPNDEELTAFRSPKVTSGKFLGFIVRHSGIEIDQVKVDAILKMPEPRGIHELKSLQGNHLMKKGVPFKWDQACSNPFESIKSYLMKPPVLAAPYTWKDVDTIRFSTRKAIKGQALADFLADHPIPDDWELTDELPDEDAMVIEVQPPWKMYFDGASHHRGAGVGVVFVTSQGSYEAKKPELCPYHDYAKKLMGWLGDVTIQHVPRKENKKADALAALASSLTLPYQAQVTVCQKWVVPLPNEAEGEENELKHLVAISEIEKEEWRQPVIDYLCYRILPKNPQRRTEIHRCAPRFL, encoded by the exons atgcatggcttggacccgaaagtagtAGTTTATCACCTTGTAGTCAAAAATGGTGCTCGCcttgttaaacaagctcaaagacgttttaggccggacttggttccTTTGATTGAAatcgaagttaacaaactcatcgaagttggctttattcgtgaagttaaatacccaacatgggtttcaagtattgtccctataaggaagaaaaatggccagattcgagtgcGCGTTGACTTTAGGGATCTTAACAATACGTGTCCGAAATATGAGTTCCCTCTTCCCATTCCAGaactgatgatcgatgctactactgggtaTGAGGCAATGTTATTAATGGACGGTacatcaggctataaccaaattcgcatggcgccaaatgatgaagagcttactgcattccgtagccccaagg TTACTTccggaaagttccttggtttcattgttcgacattcagggattgaaattgatcAAGTCAAAGTAGATGCAAtcttgaaaatgcctgagcctcggGGCATTCACGAATTGAAAAGTCTACAGGGAAA TCACCTTATGAAGAAAGGTGTCCCTTTCAAATGGGACCAAGCGTGTAGCAATCCCTTTGAGAGcattaaatcctacttgatgaagcctccagttttgGCAGCCCCCTATACTTGGAAAGACGTTGATACTATACGTTTCAGcacaagaaag gctataaaaggacaagcattagcggacttcttggcagatcacccTATACCTGATGATTGGGAGCTAACTGACGAACTACCTGATGAAGACGCCATGGTCATcgaagttcaacctccatggaagatgtactttgatggtgcttcACATCATAGAGGAGCTGGTGTtggtgtagtatttgtcacttctcAAG gtagttacgaggccaagaagcctgaactatgcccatatcatgattacgctaaaAAGTTAATGGGATGGCTcggtgatgtgactattcagcatgtgccaaggaaagaaaataagaaggcggATGCTTTAGCTGCCCTAGCTTCATCTTTAACCCTGCCTTATCAAGCGCAAGTTActgtctgccaaaaatgggttGTACCGCTGccaaatgaggctgaaggtgaagaaaatgaactcaagcatcttgtcgcTATTTCTGAAATAGAGAAAGAAGAATGGAGACAACCCGTTATCGACTACTTGTGCTATAGGATACTTCCAAAAAATCCGCAGAGAAGAACTGAAATCCATCGTTGTGCACCTCGATTCCTTTAA